The stretch of DNA ATGAtcctcagcagcagcgggatGATGCCtccgacggccgcgtcctcctGTCTCTCCTTGCTGAGTCGGCACAAGTTGAATAGAGTGTTGAGGACCTGATTCGAAATTTCCCTGAAATGCTTCTGGTCCTTCTTCATGCTGTAGCTGAGGAGGTCGATGAGGAACTCGATGGCGTCCGCCGAGTGTAGCGACTCAATCGTTGTCGACAGCATTGACAGATTCTTGATGAACTTGAGCATCGTAATTTGGTGCACGGGTGTCATCCGTCTCAGGTCTTTTAGGACGCTCTTGAGCACCTGCCGGTCAGCCACCATTTCCTTGACGTAGTTCTCGGCCTGGCTGAATAGGTAGAAGATGTTGACGATGCGCCCCTCTATGAGCTCGCCCAACTCGTCTTCCCCTTCTTCATCAAGCACGCGATGAAGCACGAGCGCCAAGGGATAGAGAATCTTGCTCCTTGAGAAGATTCTGCAAAAGTCGTTTTTGGGCGTCGGCCCTTGCAGTTCGAAAACATTCCAGATCCCGTTGACACCGATAAGCACGAGGTCCCGTGCACTGTCGTAGTCCTCGTCCAGGAATTCGACGAGAACGTTCAGCCCGCCAGCGGACACGAACATCTGAAGGGTTAGTGTAGATGTCTGGTACATTTGACGGACGAACGCTGCAGCTTCCAGCCGAATCTCATCCGAGTACTGGCGTGCCGCAAACTTTGTGATGATGGGaatgccgccgacgaagcaaAGGTTCTCCTGAATCTCGACGTCATCgaggatgatggcgttgacgacCTTGAGCAGCTGGAGGATCATGTACTGTCGGCTTTTCACGGTACAAGGCTCCAGGATCTCGAGAATCGGTAACAGGCCGTGTGCGCTGATAATGAGCGTCTTCACCTCCTTGTGTTCCCACAGGAGTGCCAACTACACGCAGGGTCAGTCAGGCCGCCAAGATGTGAACCAAGAAGGAAGTATACAACTCACCAAGTCTTCCGACAAGTCGGATAGCATATCCTCACCCTCTGTAGTCTTCAACGAGGCCACCAGATCTTCTACTCGCTCTGCCAGCCGCGCATGCCTGTCTCTAGCGATGTTCGCCTCGAGGTCCATCTCGTCCCAGCCGGGATCCATTGTGGCAAACGGGTCgaactcgtcctcgtcatcccccagccacgagctgctggacatTTTGGACATGAGCATGAGCCCACCGTCCTCGGAGCCACGCTCGCTCTCTTCCTTTTCGCCATGCGAGTCACTTGCACCAAAGACGTCTGAGAagtcctcgtcatcgtcctctgCAAATTTCTGGATCTCGATCGACGAGCGAGTGCGTCGCATAGGACGATCCGGCAggacggacggcctcgactgCGACTTCTTCCTGATGCTGCCATCAGGCGCCTGCATGGAGCGTGGCAAGCTGGTGAGGTCGGACGGGTGGAAGAGCTGAGGGGCATCAGTCGCTCGAGCGCCCTGGGAGCTGGTCAGCTTGGTACGGAGGGCACCCTTGTTCCCACGCACCTTGTTGACAGCCGGGTTTACTCCCCGGCCGAAGAGGCTGTCATTGTCCACAAAGAGATCCGAGAAGTCTTCGGTGCTCTGCTCGCGGTACACAACGTCCGGtctcggcggcagctcgaaGATGCTGCCCAAGTGTGCCTTTGGCGGCGATCTCGATACAGATGGGCCAGAAGAGATGGCGAGCGGCTGTTTCCCCGAGCCTGCCTTGGTGCGGTGGTGCTTAGGGgtctccgccgccttcgtGACCGTCTTCTTTGGCAGCGGCCGAATCGTATGCTCTTGCGAGTCGATGTCGCGGAAGCGACTGCTCGGCCCTTTGATTGTCAACAGTTCTCCTTCAAAGTCATCGTCATAGTTACTGCTatctgtccgtccgtcgctAGAGGAAGCAAAGGCTTTCAGTTTGTCGCTGGAAAGAAGACCACCGAAATTGTCTTGAGGCTTGAGATGGGGCAGCTGGAGGGCACTGGGAGAGATTGCCGTGGCGAAGTCATCGTCCCAGTTGTCATCGTCTGCAACATAGTTAAATCTCTTGGTATTCACTGGCCGGATGACAGGCACTGTGGTGCCCGTAGCAATGATGGTTTCAGTTGGTGGGGGCTTACTGGCGACTTCCGCGGACTTGAATGCTTCGGCAGCGGGCCTAGACTTGGCGAGGCTAAGCGGACCCCTTGCTGGTGTTCCTCCGGCGATAAATCGTGACGACGGCCCCATAAATTCGGACCCGATAGAGGTGCGGAGGTTCGAGTCGGAGTTGAGGGCCTTGTTCCACTGCTTGACTTCCTCGACGGCTTGGTTGAAGTTGGCAGGCGCCTTCGAAACCGGTGCTTCGGCCCGTCGCGAGCCTGCAATCCAGGCATGCCGGAGCAGCTTTCTGGCGGTGACTCTCAGGTTTGGATCTTTTTGGAAGCATTGCATAAGAAAGTCTCGGGCGGCCTATGACAGTTAGCATGTGGCGCCTCGCATGCATGCAGAAGGGTGGGCTTACCGCTGATATGCCTTCGGGCAGCGGGGGGTGGTCATCGTTGACAATGGCAAAAAGCGCGGGCATGGCAGCCAAGTTGTGGTAGGGGGGCTTtccctgcagcagctcgatgACGGTGCATCCGACGCTCCAAATATCCGAAGCCGAGCTCGCCCCAGACAGCTGAATGATCTCGGGGGCCATCCAGTACGGCGTTCCCACGACCTGGGCCTCCTTatcctggccgccggcgagggtgcTCGTCGAGACGCCAAAGTCGGCCAGCTTGACGGTGCCATCTTTTGTGGTGAGGATGTTTGCGCCCTTGATATCGCGATGTATGACACCCTGATCGTGAAGATATTGGAGGCCCTGCAGGACTTGGGTCATGTACACCCCGACAAGATTTTCCGGAAACTTTCC from Purpureocillium takamizusanense chromosome 6, complete sequence encodes:
- the CDC15 gene encoding Non-specific serine/threonine protein kinase (EggNog:ENOG503NU2U~COG:T), with the protein product MPGDRHNHSSNGRAAPAGVASVAVSRDRGTPGTPSRKERVPRESSALQDPGLKDYRLGECLGKGAFGSVYKAFNWSTGEAVAVKQIKLADLPKSELRMIESEIDLLKNLLHDNIVKYIGFVKSTDCLNIILEYCENGSLHSILKAYGKFPENLVGVYMTQVLQGLQYLHDQGVIHRDIKGANILTTKDGTVKLADFGVSTSTLAGGQDKEAQVVGTPYWMAPEIIQLSGASSASDIWSVGCTVIELLQGKPPYHNLAAMPALFAIVNDDHPPLPEGISAAARDFLMQCFQKDPNLRVTARKLLRHAWIAGSRRAEAPVSKAPANFNQAVEEVKQWNKALNSDSNLRTSIGSEFMGPSSRFIAGGTPARGPLSLAKSRPAAEAFKSAEVANDDNWDDDFATAISPSALQLPHLKPQDNFGGLLSSDKLKAFASSSDGRTDSSNYDDDFEGELLTIKGPSSRFRDIDSQEHTIRPLPKKTVTKAAETPKHHRTKAGSGKQPLAISSGPSVSRSPPKAHLGSIFELPPRPDVVYREQSTEDFSDLFVDNDSLFGRGVNPAVNKGARATDAPQLFHPSDLTSLPRSMQAPDGSIRKKSQSRPSVLPDRPMRRTRSSIEIQKFAEDDDEDFSDVFGASDSHGEKEESERGSEDGGLMLMSKMSSSSWLGDDEDEFDPFATMDPGWDEMDLEANIARDRHARLAERVEDLVASLKTTEGEDMLSDLSEDLLALLWEHKEVKTLIISAHGLLPILEILEPCTVKSRQYMILQLLKVVNAIILDDVEIQENLCFVGGIPIITKFAARQYSDEIRLEAAAFVRQMYQTSTLTLQMFVSAGGLNVLVEFLDEDYDSARDLVLIGVNGIWNVFELQGPTPKNDFCRIFSRSKILYPLALVLHRVLDEEGEDELGELIEGRIVNIFYLFSQAENYVKEMVADRQVLKSVLKDLRRMTPVHQITMLKFIKNLSMLSTTIESLHSADAIEFLIDLLSYSMKKDQKHFREISNQVLNTLFNLCRLSKERQEDAAVGGIIPLLLRIMKTARPPKEFALPILCDMAHSGSKGRRYLWQNKGLAFYVTLLTDQYWQVTALDAILVWLQEETANVESHLVDGHFTRAIVSCFGTNRLNAFDSNLLEPLLKLLRLSPSVAASLAKPEMFAGIAQRLGHKKAVVRLNLLRLVRTIMDSCEPGLGTGDGSRTLNNAQIRSLMNSIQTLAETDTAVLVRNLAAELLRSHIEMDSSVGHLLRHDGPSAAQVSSASSSARRSATRRNTSYTPPSFQSSVSMPQTPTSRSRQSLVAGNAYIEVAASPRRSNTTLDRESLMYRPRSRDGPTQIPRRVSGDASSLGGSSSSGTTVSSGAKSRLPRTSLAPMGIHSSGRHPGPSASRASEQHVSHHHHAVMTPMVVRSESSTSNKENGGSSSRASRELVSARDRDRDRDGAGGGVVTPSAAVAKARRNVDNNNKW